The Rissa tridactyla isolate bRisTri1 chromosome 6, bRisTri1.patW.cur.20221130, whole genome shotgun sequence genome includes a region encoding these proteins:
- the LOC128911222 gene encoding sentrin-specific protease 2-like — protein sequence MEREVVAALGKGEPEEILSSAFKLRVTRQDVHTLRKLCWLNDEVINFYMGLVMERSKKEGYPSVHAFSSFFYEKLTSGGYKAVGRWTRRVDLFNKDIILVPINLRLHWTLAVIDTRKKTVKYFDSLGQGGNKICETLLKYLQEESREKRNMELNVSEWTVHSMEPHEIPQQSNGSDCGVFTCKYADYICRDRPMTFTQIHMPYFRERMVWEILHQELL from the exons atggagagagaggtcgttgccgcattaggcaaaggtgagccagaggagatcctgagcagtgccttcaaactaagggtcacgcgccAGGACGTCCACACCCTAAGGAAGctttgctggctaaacgatgag gtcatcaatttctacatgggtcttgtgatggaaagaagtaagaaggAGGGGTATCCATCAGTCCATGCTTTCAGTTcgttcttttatgaaaaacttacttctgggggctacaaagccgtaggaagatggaccaggcgtgtggatctcttcaacaaggacatcatcttagtgcccattaacttgcgtttgcactggacactagcg gtcatagacaccagaaagaagaccgtcaaatactttgactccctgggacaaggagggaacaagatttgtgagactttgct caaatacctgcaagaggagagccgtgaaaaaagaaacatggagctgaatgtttcggagtggactgttcacagcatggagccacat gaaatccctcagcaatcgaatggaagcgactgcggcgttttcacctgcaaatacgcagattacatctgcagagacagaccgatgacctttacacag atccacatgccttatttccgcgagaggatggtctgggaaatactccatcaggagctgctgtga